The window GGATTCGAGGCGCCGGCATGCCCATCGCCGCGCCGCTGGGTATTGTTATCGTTGAGTCGGGCGCGGCCGACAGGAGGAATGTCATCATGGCCAATCGCGGCGTGAACAAAGTCATCTTGCTGGGCCGGCTCGGCGCCGATCCGGACGTTCGCTTTATGCCCAATAACGGCGGCAAAGTCGTCGCCATCCGTTTGGCAACCAGCGAAATCTGGAACGATCCCAAAAACGGTAAACAGGAGCGGACCGAGTGGCATCGGGTGGTGTTTTTCAAAAAACTCGCTGATACCGCCGAACAGTATTTGCACAAAGGCAGTCAGATCTACATCGAAGGCCGTTTGCGTACCCAGCAATGGGGTCAAGCGGGCGATAAGCGCTACCGTACCGAAATCGCCGCCTTTGAATTGCAGATGCTGGATCGTCC of the Methylomonas sp. MK1 genome contains:
- the ssb gene encoding single-stranded DNA-binding protein, encoding MSINCLTLPGVSIPPRIRGAGMPIAAPLGIVIVESGAADRRNVIMANRGVNKVILLGRLGADPDVRFMPNNGGKVVAIRLATSEIWNDPKNGKQERTEWHRVVFFKKLADTAEQYLHKGSQIYIEGRLRTQQWGQAGDKRYRTEIAAFELQMLDRPNASASASGSSSSPAAPEDADWEDDYSDMPMH